A window from Pleuronectes platessa chromosome 6, fPlePla1.1, whole genome shotgun sequence encodes these proteins:
- the si:dkey-8e10.3 gene encoding serine/threonine-protein kinase SBK1 has protein sequence MIELGLADGSLIDELMELTAQSLSQREIQEHFNIIKEIGRGKYGKVLLVTHRFRGTPMALKVMPKASTKLQGFLREYCISLHLSCHPCIVGLFGIAFQSNEHYCFAQELVIGRDLFAVIQPKVGIPESSVKRCVLQIASALEFIHSHGLVHRDVKPENILLLDNHCTQVKLADFGLAQKRGTMIRFITGTLPYMAPELCTMVMLEGQKEVTAPPLSVEPSLDTWAFGVVIFCILTGYFPWERCMDSDDFYLEFADWCRMEERPIIEEDIPPLWKRFTPEAMEMFGKLLALDAGERVTVGEVRAYGEKDWLKKAYGNEQQETTEKEKASISRITSVHNKVDEPPNAM, from the exons ATGATTGAGCTGGGCCTCGCTGACGGGAGCCTGATCGATGAACTGATGGAGCTGACAGCTCAGAGCCTCAGTCAGCGGGAGATCCAGGAGCACTTCAACATCATCAAGGAGATCGGCAGAGGGAAATACGGCAAAGTGCTGCTGGTGACACACCGCTTCAGGG GGACTCCCATGGCCTTGAAAGTGATGCCCAAAGCCTCGACTAAGCTGCAGGGCTTTCTGCGAGAGTACTGCATCTCCTTACACCTGTCCTGCCACCCCTGCATCGTGGGCCTCTTTGGCATCGCCTTCCAGTCTAATGAGCACTACTGCTTCGCCCAGGAGCTTGTCATTGGCAGGGACCTATTTGCTGTCATCCAACCAAAG GTGGGTATTCCAGAATCTTCAGTCAAACGTTGTGTCCTCCAGATCGCCAGTGCTTTGGAGTTCATCCACAGCCATGGCTTGGTCCACCGAGATGTCAAGCCTGAAAACATTCTTCTGCTGGACAATCATTGTACCCAGGTCAAGCTGGCAGACTTTGGCCTGGCCCAGAAGAGAGGTACGATGATACGATTCATCACAGGCACCCTTCCCTACATGGCCCCGGAGCTTTGTACCATGGTCATGCTGGAGGGGCAGAAAGAAgtgactgctcctcctctgagtGTGGAGCCAAGCCTGGACACCTGGGCCTTTGGAGTGGTTATCTTCTGCATTCTTACGGGCTACTTCCCCTGGGAACGCTGCATGGACTCAGATGACTTCTACCTGGAGTTTGCTGACTGGTGCAGAATGGAAGAGAGACCTATCATTGAGGAGGACATTCCCCCTCTGTGGAAAAGGTTCACTCCCGAAGCCATGGAGATGTTTGGTAAGCTCCTGGCTTTGGATGCAGGAGAGAGGGTTACAGTTGGGGAGGTGAGAGCATATGGAGAGAAGGACTGGCTGAAGAAGGCATATGGGAACGAGCAACAggagacaacagaaaaagaaaaagccagCATCTCTAGAATTACATCTGTGCATAACAAGGTGGATGAACCTCCTAATGCTATGTGA